ATGGAATCCGCGGGGGCCTCGGTCGTCGTCAGGGTCGTGCGGCGCATGGGGGGATCCGGTCAAATCGCATTCGGATGAACCTAGGGGTGCGCCCCCCGGAAGGCCACCCGCCTACTGCGTGTCCGGCAAGATGAAGATCTGGCCGGGATAGATCAGGTCGGGGTCGCGGATCAGGTCGCGGTTCGCCTCGAAGATCTGCACGTACTGGATGCCGTCCCCGAAATACCCTTCCGAGATGGCCCAGAGGGTGAAGCCCGGCTGCACGGTCACCGCGGTCGTGCCCTCGCCGCGGTTCGCGGCAGCGGCGGCGATGTCGGGGGCGATCCGCTCGAACGGGGTCTCGATGCGGCTCGCGACCGCGCCCGCCGCGTCCAGAGCGTCGATTCGGAGCGTGTAGATGCCCTCGTCGACATCCGGAAGCGGCGAGGCCCAGCTTCCGGGATCGCCAATCGGCACGGTGCGGACGGGCCGGTTGTCGAGATAGATGCGAAGCTCGCCCGAAGGCGCGCCCGTGCCGGCCAACTGCACGTCGCCCAACGCGTCGTAGCGGATGACGTCGATCCCGAGCGATGTGGTCGCATCCGGCGCCTCGGCCGCAGGCAGCACGGCGACGCCATCCGGGCTGACCCGGAAAAGTCGCGGTGCGGCCGGGTCGGCGGTGTCACCGGTCGCGATCTCGGTGGTGGCGGTGTCGGACGGGATGACGGCTCCCGCATCGGGTGCTTCGGCGAACTCGGGGGCCCGCGCGGCGGTCTCGACGTTTACGGCCTCGCCCTCCGGCGTGGCGGGTTCGGCTGCGGCGATCGGCGGCACCTGCGCGTCTGACGCGTCCACCGAGGCGACTTCGGCGCTGTCCCGTGCGGCCACGTCGCTCGCAGCAGCCTCCGCCTGATCGCTCGCCACCTCGACGGCCTCGAGCCGCGCGGTGTCGCGCGCGACGGGCGCGCCGTCGCGCATCATGCGGCCATCGGCGGCAACCACCGTGCCAGCCGGGAACGCCGGGACGCCATCGATCTCGATAGCGCCGTCCGGGCCGATGCGGGTGGTCAGCGGCAGGACGATCTCGCCTGCGACCTCGATTCCGTCAGCCGTAATCCGTGTGCCCGCCGGGAAGGTCGGCACGCCCGCGACCGTGACCGCGCCGTCCGCGCCGAACACGGTGCCCGCCGGAAAACGCGGAACGCCGTCGATGCGGATCGCGCCGTCGGCATCGACCGCCGTGCCCTCCGGGAAGAGCGGGACGCCGTCCACGGTGATCCGCCCCGCGCCGTCGATCTCGGTGCCCGGCGGGAAGCGCGTCGCGCCGACCGACACGGCGCCGTCGTCGGACCGGATGGCGGTGCGCGGCCAGGAGGGCACGCGGGTCACGTCGGGCGTCGTGGCCACCGCAGGCGCGGACGGCACCGTGGGGGCCACGATGATCGAGGTCTGACCGCCGACGCGCTGGCCCGTGACACCCTCGGTCTCGAGCGACAGGACGCGCGGGACGTCCGACGGGGGCAGTTCGAGGAAGGTGACGAAATTCCCTTCGGCATCCGTGCGTGCAGTCGCGACACCGGCCCCGTCGATGTTCAGCACGACATCGCTGTCCGCCTCGCCCCGCCCGGCCACGAGCGCGGAGCCGTCGGGCTCGATCCGCACCACATCGACGCTGGCCACGCCTTCCGTGGAAGACGCAGCGGGGCCCACGGCATCCGCCACGGTCTCGAGCGCAGCGCCGGTCGTGGCGTCGGCGGCGGATTTAGCGGCGACCGTCACGTCGGGCTCGGAGGTTGTCGCAACTTCTGCGGCCGGGTCTTCGACGGGTGCCGCCGTCTCCGAGGCGGCGCGCGCGGTCTCCGTCGCGGCATCCACCCCATTCCCGGCCGTCGGCGCGGGTGTTTCGACCGACGGCACGCGGCCTTGCCAGAGGACAAACCCGCCTATCAGACCGCCCACGATGGCGACCACGGCGATCCCGCCCTTGACCGAATTGCTCACCGCCATCGCCTCATCCATACCCCCGGCTTTGCGGGACGGTATCAACGCGGATAGGCAGGGGCAAATCACGCGGGAGTGTCATGTCATGGCGAAATCCATCTGTGTCTATTGCGGCGCACGGGACGGCGATGCGCCCGCCTTCGCCACCGCGGCCGAAGCCCTGGGCGCGGGCATCGCCGCACGGGGCTGGCGGCTGGTCTATGGGGCGGGCGATGTGGGGCTGATGGGCCGCGTCGCGCGCGCCGTGCAGGACGCAGGCGGCGAGACCTTCGGTGTCATCCCGACGCACCTGATGGAACTCGAGGTCGGCAAGCGCGACCTGACCCGCTTCGTCGTCACCGAGACGATGCACGAGCGCAAGAAGGTGATGTTCATGAATGCCGACGCCGTGGTCGTCCTGCCGGGCGGTGCGGGCACGATGGACGAGTTTTTCGAGGCCCTGACCTGGGCGCAGCTGGGACTGCACGCGAAACCGCTGATCCTCGTCAATGTCGACGGCTATTGGGACGGGCTTCTGGCGATGCTGGAGGGGATCGTCGCACGGGGCTTCGCGGATGCGAGCTTGCTCGACCTGTTGCGCGCGGCCCCGGATGCCGGGACCGCGCTGGAATATCTCGAATGACGGATCAGGCCGCGTCCGACATGCCCGCAAGCTCATCCGAGACAATCTTCTCGATCTCGTTGAGCGGGTGGTTGGTCAGCGTCTTGTCGATCTCGGCCACGATCTTCGACGTCACGGCCTGGTGCATCTCGTCGCGCATCACGCCGAGGACCATGGGCGATGCCACGAGCACCAGCCGCTCGAACTTGCCCGCATGGGCCATCTTGTAGAGCTTGTCGGCGAGGTCGGCCGCGAAGCGTTCCTTCTGAAGCTCGTGGAAATCCGTCTCGTCGTAGGCCGACACGCCCGAGCCATGGCTTTCCTGCACGCGGCCGCGCCGGTTGGCCGTCTGCTCGCGGTCAGGCGGATTGTCCTCCTCTTCCTTCCGGACGATCTCGAGGTTGGGGTTCTCGTCATCGGTGCGGTTGATCATGAACAGCGCCTTCTCGCTGTCGGTCACCACCACCAGCGTGCCGTTGGTCAGCTTGGTCATCGCTTCGGTCCCCCGGCGTCGTTGACGTCGCGGATGTCCTCGTCGTGCTTCTTGGTCACGCGGGTCGTGCCGCGCGCGCCCTGGGTCGTCGCGCGCAGGAGCGCGTCTTCCGTGCCGACGTCGCGGGCGATGTCGCCACCCGACCGGCCCTGGTGGCTCGGGGTCGGGGGCATGTCTTCGATGAACTGGTCCGTCTCGCGGGTGCCGTCGCTGGAGCGGTGTCGCTCGGCCATGATGTCCTCCGTTGGCAGGTTCGCTCCCTCAACGCGAAGCGCAGGCGCGGGTTCCTGAAACGCAACGGGGCGCCCCGATGGGACGCCCCGCAGAGGTTCGGATCGGACGCGGCTCACATGCGCGAGGCGACGTTCTCCCAATCGACGAGATTCTCCATGAAGTTCTGGAGATAGGCGGGCCGCTTGTTGCGGAAATCGATGTAGTAGGAATGCTCCCACACGTCGCAGCCCAAAAGCGCCGTCTGCCCGAAGCAGAGCGGGTTCACGCCGTTCTCGGTCTTGGTGACCTTGAGCGAGCCGTCCTTGTCCTTGACAAGCCAGCACCAGCCCGAACCGAACTGGCCCGCGCCGGCGGCCTTGAACTCGTCGGTGAACTTGGCGATCGAGCCGAAGCTCTCATTCAGGGCATCCGACAGCTCGGAGGGCATGTCGCGGCCTTTGGGGCCCATCATTTCCCAGAACTGGTTGTGGTTCCAGAGCTGGCTGATGTTGTTGAAGATCCCCGACTGGGCGACGGCGTTCGCGTCGTAGGTGCCGGTGATGATCTCTTCGAGGGACTTGCCCTCCCATTCGGTGCCTTCGATCAGCTTGTTGCCGTTATCGACATAGGCCTTGTGGTGGAGGTCGTGGTGATACTCCAGCGTCTCCTTTGACATGCCGCCATCGGCCAGCGCGTCATGGGCATAGGGCAGATCGGGAAGCTCGAAGGCCATGGGGTCTCTCCTCGGGGTTGATGCGTCACAGGACATGTCGGCCGGTATGGCGCCGGGTCAAGCCCCGATCGGCACCGCGTTCCGCAGAAGTCCCTCCGCATAGCCGGCCACGGAGCGGAAGCACACGACCCGCCAGCATTCGCCCTCGCGCCAGAGGGCGGCGGGGATCTGGGCCATGCGGGTGCGGCGCACCTCCGTCGGCGCCATGCGGTCGAAATCGACGGGCATCAGGCGGGCCAGCACGGCCTCGGCCCCCTGCCCCGTCATCGCGAAGACCGCGCGCGCATCGCTGACGACGGCGACGGTCGCGAAGGCGTCGCCGAGTGCGTCGGTCAGACGCGCCGCTATCTCAGGCGCCGCGTCGTATCCGCACGTCACCAGAAGCTCGTCCGGCGACATCCAGAGACAGCCGTGGTCACCCGCCTCCGTCCGCAACCGCTGATCCGGGCGGTCGCAGCCGGTCACATCCGCCACGGCGGCCCCGAGCGTATCGAGATCGCCGCGCAGGGTGATCATGCCCACGGGCGGCAGCGCTTCGACGGTAACGTCAGACATTCTGCTTCTCCCCCTCGCGGTCGAAGAAGACCGGGTCGACGATGCGGGCGGCGACCGGCTCCTGCCCGATGCGCGTGAAGTGCAGGACCTCGCCCATCCGGTCTGGCCCATACGCGACGAGGCCCATTGCGATGCCGTGGCCCAGCGTCGGCGAATGGTAGGTCGAAGTTACGCGGCCTTCGGTGTTGCGCTGGCCATTGGCGTTCTCGCCCTCGGCGATGGCATAGGCGCCGTCCTCCAGCACGCTGCCGTCTTCGGTCCGAAGGCCCACAAGCTTCCAGCGGTCGGGCTTCTGGAACTCCGACCGCGCCTGACCGCGCTTGCCCAAATAGTCGTCCTTCTTCTTGGAGATGGCCCAGTCGAGGCCGAGGTCCTGGGGGATCACCGTCCCGTCGGTCTCGTCCCCGATCATGATGAACCCCTTTTCGGCCCGCATGACATGGAGCGCCTCGGTCCCGTAGGGCGTCGCACCGAACTCCGCGCCCGCCTTGTGCAACGCCTCCCAGAGCGCCAGTCCTTGCGTCGCGGGCACCGCGATCTCGTAGCTGAGCTCGCCCGAGAAGCTGATCCGGTAGGCGCGCACGTCGAACCCGCCCAGCGTGCCGTCGGCCCAGCCCATGAAGGGCAGCGCCTCGGCCGAGACATCCATGCCGCCTAGCGTTTCCAGCACCGCGCGCGCCTTCGGCCCGACCACGGCGATCTGTGCGAACTGCTCGGTCAGGTTGACCGTGTGGACCGCCCAGTCCCACCATTCGCATTGCAGCCAGTCCTCCATCCAGCCGTGGATGCGGTCGGCCCCGCCGGTGGTCGTGTGGCAGAGGAAGGTCTGGTCATCGATCCGCGCCACCACGCCGTCGTCGATCAGGAAGCCGTTCTCGTCGCACATCAGCCCGTAGCGGCAGCGGCCCGGCTTCAGGCTGCTCATCATGTTGGTGTAGAGCATGTCGAGGAAGCGGCCCGCATCCGGCCCGCGCACCAGGATCTTGCCCAGCGTGGACGCGTCCAGCAGCCCGAGCCCCTCGCGCGTGGCGCGCACCTCGCGGTGGACGGCCTCGGCATGACTCTCGCGGCCCTTCGGGTAGCAATACGGCCGCCGCCACTGGCCCACCGGCTCCCAGTAGGCGCCGTGCGCCTCGTGCCACTCATGGAGCGGCGTGCGGCGCAGCGGCTGGAACAGATCACCCCGCGCCTCGCCCGCCAGCGCGCCCAGCGTCACGGGCGTATAGGGCGGGCGGAAGGTCGTGGTGCCGACCTGAGGGATCGCCTCGTCCAGCCGGTCGGCGAGGACCGCCAGACCGTTGATGTTGCTCAGCTTCCCCTGATCCGTTGCCATCCCGAGCGTCGTGTAGCGCTTGGCGTGCTCGACGCTCTCGAACCCCTCCTGCGCGGCGAGGCGGACATCCGAGACTTTCACGTCGTTCTGGTAGTCGAGCCACATCTTTTCGCGAAGCTTCGGGCCGGCGCCCTGTGGCATCATCCAGATCGCCTCGATCGGGGCCTCCGTCTGCGGCAGCGCCTCGGGCGGGTCGAGGTCGAACGCGTCTGCCGCGTCGGACAGCACCTCCGCCGTGGTCAGCGCGCCCGAGGCGGCCCCCACGCAGGACACGAAGCCCCGCCCATCCTGATCGGTGGGCGGGCGGTCGGGATCGGGCCGGAACATCGCCCGCGCGTCGTCCCACCAGAGCTTGCCGCCGCAATGCGAGAAGAGATGCACGACCGGCGACCAGCCACCGGACATCGCGACCGCGTCGCACGCGATCTCCTGGAGCACGGCGCCTTCGCCAGCCTGAAGGCAGACCGCGACGCCGGTGACCCGGTCGTTGCCCATGACCTTCGCAATCCCGCGTCCGACATGAACATTGACGCCCAAGCCCTTGATCTCGCGGATGATCGGGCTGTCGGGTGCCGCGCGCGCGTCGATGATTGCGGGCACCTGAAGCCCCGCGGCCAGCAGAACCTTCGCCGTGCGGTAGGCGTCATCGTTATTGGTGACGATGACCGTCCGATCCCCGAGGCTGACGCCGTGGTTCACCACGTAATCGCGCAGCGCCCCGGCGAGGATCACGCCCGGCACGTCGTTGCCCGCGAAGCTCAGCGGGCGTTCGATCGCGCCGGTGGCGGCGACGACCTGCCCGGTGCGGACACGCCAGACCCGCTCGCGCGGACCGGGGCCGTCCAGGTGCTCGTTCAGGAGGACGTAGCCGTGATCGTAGACCCCGGACGCCTCCGTCCGCAGCTGCAACGTCACGTTCTCCATGCCGTCCAGCCGGGCGACCGTCTCCGCGATCCAATCGGCGGCGTCCATGCCGTCGATCTCATCCCCGTCGACCGGAGCCCGACCGCCCCAGTGGCGGCCGCGCTCGACCAGCATGACACGATGGCCCGCAGCCGCGGCCCCGAGCGCCGCCGTCAGGCCCGCGATCCCCCCACCGGCGATCAGCACGTCGCAAAAGGCATAGCGATGCTCGTAGCGGTCGGCGTCGCCTTCGGTCGGCGCGGCCCCGAGGCCCGCGGCCTTCCGGATCACCGGCTCGAAGATGTGCTTCCAGAAGGGCCGCGGATGGATGAACGTCTTGTAGTAGAAGCCCGCAGGCAGGAACTTTGACGCCCAGTCGTTGACCCGGCCGATATCGAAGGCAAGCGATGGAAAGGCGTTCTGGCTTCGCGCGACCAGACCCTCGACCAGCGGCTGTTCGGTGGCCCGCTGGTTCGGCTCGAACCGGGCCCCCTCTCCGACACCCATCAGGGCATTCGGCTCCTCGGGGCCCGAGGCCACGACCGAGCGGGGGCGGTGGTACTTGAAGCTGCGGCCCTGGACGAGCTGCCCGTTCGCCAGCAACGCCGAGGCCAGCGTGTCGCCCGCATAGCCACGCAGACTTCGCCCGTCGAAGGTGAAGGTGACGGGCCGGTTGCGGTCGATCAGGCGCCCGCCGGACTTCAGACGCGCGCTCATGTCCGGGCCTTTTCGATGGCGGCCAGGATCTCGGGCGGCGGGGCCTTGGTCTGGGCGGAATAGGTCCCGAACACCTCGAGCGTCGCGGTGTCGCGCGCGGCGAGGAACCACTTGCCGCAGCCATAGGCGTGGCGCCAGCGCTCGAAGTGAACGCCCTTCGTGTTCTCGCGCATGAAGAGATATTCCTCGAACGCGTCGTCCGAGGCCTCGGGCCCGCGGCGCACGAGATGTGCGTCGCCACCGGGCGCAAGTTCGGTTTCCTCGACCGAAAGGCCGCAATTCGGACAGGTCAGGAGGAGCATACGAGGCCCTCCCGTCCCGCGGTCAGGTCATCGAGACCCGATCTTCGCGGTGTCGATCCGAACGTCCGGCGCACCCAATCCCACGTCGAGCGATCCGCCCGCGGCGAGGAAAGCCGTGAACGCTGCTGCGACGAGGGTACCGCCGAGGATGAAGTTGATGCCGCGCGTGCGGCGTTTGGCACTAAAGGCCATGGCAGTTGACCAATTAAGTTACGCTTCCCCTCCGTAACCGATAGCACATCGTGACGGTTCCCGTCTTGCGCGAAGACAGACCGTTGCAGGAAAGTGATCGTTTCCATTAATGCGCCACTCCCGCGGCCACGCTCTCGTCGATGAACCGACCTTCGCGAAACCGTTCCATTCCAAAGGCTTCCGTCAGGGGCGAATGCCCCGTGGCGATCAGCTCGGCCATGCCCCACCCAGATCCGGGGATCGCCTTGAACCCGCCCGTGCCCCAGCCGCAATTCATGAACATGCCCTCGACCGGGGTTTTCGACAGGATCGGCGAGCGGTCGCCCGTAACGTCGACGATCCCGCCCCACTGGCGCAGCATCTTGAGCCGCGACAGCATCGGGAAGGTCTCGACCAGCGCGCGCACCGTCTCCTCGATATGGTGGAAGCTGCCCCGCTGGGTGTAGTTGTTGAACCCGTCGGTGCCGCCGCCGATCACCATCTCGCCCTTGTCGGACTGGCTGAGATAGCCGTGGACGGTGTTGGCCATGACGACCACGTCCATGCAGGGCTTGATCGGCTCGGAGACCAGCGCCTGGAGCGCCACCGACTCGAGCGGGAGGCGGAAGCCCGCCATCCCCGCCAGCACGCCCGAATGCCCCGCGACCACGCCGCCGAGCTTGCCGCAGGCGATCTGACCCTGGGTCGTGTCCACGCCGGTCACGCGTCCGCCCTCGGTTCGAACGCCGGTGACCTCGCATTTCTGGATGATGTCCATGCCCATGTCGGTGCAGGCGCGCGCATAGCCCCAGGCGACCGCATCGTGTCGCGCCGTGCCGCCCCGCGACTGCCAGAGCGCGCCCAGAACAGGATAGCGCGGGCCGTCGATATTCATGATCGGGCAGAGGTCCTTGACCTCGGCCGGCTCGATCCACCGCGTGCTGACGCCCTGCAGCGAATTGGCATGGGCCGTGCGCTTATAGCCGCGCACTTCGTGATGGGTCTGGGCCAGCATCATCACGCCGCGCGGGCTGAACATGACGTTGTAATTGAGGTCCTGGCTCAGCGTCTCGTAGAGGCTTCGGGCCTTCTCGTAGATCGCGGCCGACGGGTCCTGCAGGTAGTTCGAGCGGATGATCGTGGTGTTCCGGCCGGTATTGCCGCCACCGAGCCAGCCTTTCTCGAGGATCGCGACATTGGTGATGCCGTGGTTCTTGCCGAGGTAATACGCCGTCGCCAGCCCGTGCCCGCCCGCGCCGACGATCACCACGTCGTATCGTGCGCGCGGCGGTCGCTTGGCCCAGGTTCGGCCCCAGCCCTCGTGGTCGCGCAGGGCTTCGCGGGCGATCGCGAAAGCGGAATGGCGTCTCATGGTCGTCCCCCCTCCGGGCCCCGTCGCAGGCCGTGTCGTTTCGCCCTGCATGCCCCGACCCCCGGCCGATCCACGGCCTTCGGGCGGCGTGTGGGCATCCGTTTGCGACAGGCGCGCGGACCGGCCCCGATTAGACCCGGCCATCACATCCCCGCAAGGGGGCGCGATCGGGGCCTTTTGTCTCGGGTTGGGGGCGGCTAGGTGAGGGCCATGATCCTCTTCGCACTCGCCGCAACCATCCTGACCATCGCCTGCGTGGGCATCATCCTCGCGGCGCTGCGCGTGCGCGCCGCGGCCGACGCGGATGCGCCCGACGTGGCGGTCTATCGCGACCAGCTGGCCGAGCTCGACCGCGACGCCGCACGCGGCACGCTGCCGCTCGAGGAGGTCGAGGCCGCCCGGACCGAGGTCGCGCGCCGCCTCTTGGCCGCCGACCGCACCGCTGCCGCCGGTCACGTCCGTCGGTGTGGCAACACCACGCTGGGCGCCATGCTGGTGGCCGTGCCCGTCATCGCAATCGCGGGGCTGACCTACTGGCTGATCGGTGCGCCGGGCTATCCCGACCTGCCGCTGGCCGACCGCGTCGCGGCCGTGGAAGCCGGGCGCGCCGCCCGCCCCGATCAGGCCTTGGCCGAGGCCGAGGTGCCCAACCGGATCGATGATAGCCGCCCCGAGATCACCCGGATGGCCGAACAGCTTCGCGAGGTGCTCGCCGACCGGCCCGATGACCTGCGTGGCTGGACGCTGGCGGTGCAGACCTACGGCGGCTTGGGCGACCTCGAGGCCGCGTGGCGCGCGCAGGAGCGGGTCATCGCCATCCTCGGCGACCGGGCCGAGGCCACGGACCACACCGCCCTCGCCGACCTCATGATCCAGGCGGCGGGCGGCTACGTCTCGCCCGAGGCCGAGTCCGCGCTGGCCGAGGCGTTGCGGCTCGATCCCGAGAACGGGGCCGCGCGCTACTATGTCGGGTCGATGTACGCCCAAGGCGGGCGTCCCGACCGCGCCTGGCCGATCTGGCGCCGCCTCGTGGCCGATAGCGAGCCGGGCGATCCCTGGCTCGACCCGATCTACCTGCGCATCGAGGAGATCTCGGCACTGGCCGGTGACCCCACCCCGCTCGACCAGTTGCCGCGCCCCCGTGGCCCGAGCGCGGGCGACATCGAGGCGGCGGGCGAGATGACCCTCGACGAGCGGATGGAGATGATCCGCGGCATGGTCGAGGGCCTCGCGATCCGTCTGTCCGAAGACGGCGGCCCGCCCGAGGATTGGGCGCGATTGATCTCGGCCTACGGCGTGCTGGGCCGGACCGATGCCGCCGCCGCGGTCTATGGCGAGGCGAGGCTGGTCTTCGCCGCCGACGATCCTGCCCTCGACACGCTGGCCCGCGCCGCCGAACGGGCGGGCCTGACCCCGTGATCCACGACAGCATCGACGCGTTCGCCGCCGCCCTGCCGCCCCTGGGTGCGCTGGTCGGGCTCGACCTCGGCACCAAAACCATCGGCGTCGCGGCCTCGGACACGATGCGGTCGGTCGCGAGTCCCATCACCACGATCCGCCGCGCCAAGTTCACCGCCGACGCCATCGCGCTCGAAGCGCTGCTGACCGAACGGGCCATCGTCGGCCTCGTCCTCGGCCTGCCGCTCAACATGGATGGCAGCGAAGGCCCCCGCATCCAGTCGACCCGCGCCTTCGCCCGCAATCTCGACCGTCGCATCGACCTGCCCATCGCCTTCTGGGACGAACGACTGTCGACCGTGGCCGCCGAGCGCGCGTTGCTCGAGGCGGATACGACACGCAAACGTCGCGCCGAGGTCATCGATCACGTCGCGGCGGGCTATATCCTGCAAGGGGCGCTCGACCGCCTGCGCCATCTCGGACCGACGCCATGACCGACGACCCGACCTCCGACCGCATCTGGGCGCGCGCCGAGATCGAGAGCCCGTGCATCCGCGTCTGCGTCGTCCACCCCGAGACGCGGCTCTGCGTCGGCTGCGCGCGCTCCATCGACGAAATAGGCGCATGGTCGCGCCTGACGCCGGACGCCCGCGCCGCTATCATGGCCGAGTTGCCCTCCCGCGAGGCCGCGCCGACCCGTCGCCGGGGTGGACGCGCCGCGCGCCGCGGGACGGGCACGCAGGACTGAGCCACCGGGACACCGCGGCGCGTCAGGGCGCGACATCCGCGCCCTACTCGGTCGCCGTCAGAACAGCGCCTTGCGCAGCATGTTCAGCGCCACGAGGAACAGGAACACCGCAAAGGCCCGCTTGAGCGGGGCCGGGTCCATTGCATGCGCCAGCTTCGCGCCCAGCGGCGCGGTCAGCACGGTCATGGCGACGATCACCACGAAGGCCGGCAGGTTCACCAGCCCCACCGTGTAGGGCGGCAGGAGGCCATCCGCCGGCAGGATCAGGAACAGGATCACCGCCGGCACCGCGATCAGCATGCCGAACCCCGCCGCCGTCGCGACGGCGCGGTGGATCGGGACGCCGTGGAGCGTCATCAGAGGGACGCCGAAGCTGCCTCCGCCGATCCCCATCAGGACCGACGCGAAGCCGACGGCGGGCGAATAGGCATAGCGCCGGCCGCCGCGCGGCATTTCGGGCGCGATCCGCCAATGCGGCTTGGAGAGCGCCATGTAGGTCGCCACGATCAGCGCCAGCACCGCGAAGATCGCGGTCAGTGTTTCCGAGCGCAGACGGGTCGCGACGACGACGCCCACGGCTGCGCCGATGGCGATCCCCGGCCCCCAGCCGCGCAGCACGTCCCAGTCGACGGCGCCCTTGGCGGCATGCGCCTTCACCGAGCGCCACGAGGTCACCACGATCGTCGCCAGCGAGGTGGCGACGCAAACCTGCATGATGTTGGCGCCGTCATATCCGAGCACCTGGAAAACGTAGTAGAAGGCCGGGACGAGCACGATGCCGCCGCCCACGCCCAGAAGCCCCGCCAGAACGCCCGCGAAGGCGCCGACGGCCAGAAGAAAGCCGATCAACGGCGCGAGGGTCGCGAGGTCGGGCATCGGTGCTCCTTCAGGCGGCCTGCGCCGTGACGTGGGCCAGCGCTTCGGTCAGGATCTCGGCACCCGCGCCGGGCCGGGCCGCCCCTTCCGAAAGCGTGCGCCGCCATGCCCGCGCGCCCGGCAGGCCCGCGAAGAGGCCGAGCATGTGCCGCGTGACGTGGCCGGGCTTGCCGCCGCCGTCGATATGCCGCTCGAGATGGGGCAGCATCCGCAGCGCCGCCGTGGCCCGGTCGGGACAGGGGTCGGCTGTGCCGAAGATGCGGCTGTCGGCCTCGAGCAGGATCGCGGCGGGGTCGTGATAGGCCGCGCGACCCACCATGACGCCATCCATCGGCTCGAGCTGCGCGCCCACGTCGTCCAGCGACGCGATCCCGCCATTGATCGACAGGTGCATGTCGTCGAAGCGCTCCGCCATGGCGTGGACCAGCGCGTAGTCGAGCGGCGGCACTTCGCGGTTCTCCTTGGGGCTGAGCCCCTGCAGCCACGCCTTGCGGGCATGGATCGTGGCGCGCGAGACACCCGCATCGCGGATGCGCGACAGGAAGTCGGGCAGGACCGTCGCTGGGTC
This portion of the uncultured Jannaschia sp. genome encodes:
- a CDS encoding LysM peptidoglycan-binding domain-containing protein — protein: MDEAMAVSNSVKGGIAVVAIVGGLIGGFVLWQGRVPSVETPAPTAGNGVDAATETARAASETAAPVEDPAAEVATTSEPDVTVAAKSAADATTGAALETVADAVGPAASSTEGVASVDVVRIEPDGSALVAGRGEADSDVVLNIDGAGVATARTDAEGNFVTFLELPPSDVPRVLSLETEGVTGQRVGGQTSIIVAPTVPSAPAVATTPDVTRVPSWPRTAIRSDDGAVSVGATRFPPGTEIDGAGRITVDGVPLFPEGTAVDADGAIRIDGVPRFPAGTVFGADGAVTVAGVPTFPAGTRITADGIEVAGEIVLPLTTRIGPDGAIEIDGVPAFPAGTVVAADGRMMRDGAPVARDTARLEAVEVASDQAEAAASDVAARDSAEVASVDASDAQVPPIAAAEPATPEGEAVNVETAARAPEFAEAPDAGAVIPSDTATTEIATGDTADPAAPRLFRVSPDGVAVLPAAEAPDATTSLGIDVIRYDALGDVQLAGTGAPSGELRIYLDNRPVRTVPIGDPGSWASPLPDVDEGIYTLRIDALDAAGAVASRIETPFERIAPDIAAAAANRGEGTTAVTVQPGFTLWAISEGYFGDGIQYVQIFEANRDLIRDPDLIYPGQIFILPDTQ
- a CDS encoding superoxide dismutase — translated: MAFELPDLPYAHDALADGGMSKETLEYHHDLHHKAYVDNGNKLIEGTEWEGKSLEEIITGTYDANAVAQSGIFNNISQLWNHNQFWEMMGPKGRDMPSELSDALNESFGSIAKFTDEFKAAGAGQFGSGWCWLVKDKDGSLKVTKTENGVNPLCFGQTALLGCDVWEHSYYIDFRNKRPAYLQNFMENLVDWENVASRM
- a CDS encoding sarcosine oxidase subunit delta gives rise to the protein MLLLTCPNCGLSVEETELAPGGDAHLVRRGPEASDDAFEEYLFMRENTKGVHFERWRHAYGCGKWFLAARDTATLEVFGTYSAQTKAPPPEILAAIEKART
- a CDS encoding host attachment family protein is translated as MTKLTNGTLVVVTDSEKALFMINRTDDENPNLEIVRKEEEDNPPDREQTANRRGRVQESHGSGVSAYDETDFHELQKERFAADLADKLYKMAHAGKFERLVLVASPMVLGVMRDEMHQAVTSKIVAEIDKTLTNHPLNEIEKIVSDELAGMSDAA
- a CDS encoding TIGR00730 family Rossman fold protein gives rise to the protein MAKSICVYCGARDGDAPAFATAAEALGAGIAARGWRLVYGAGDVGLMGRVARAVQDAGGETFGVIPTHLMELEVGKRDLTRFVVTETMHERKKVMFMNADAVVVLPGGAGTMDEFFEALTWAQLGLHAKPLILVNVDGYWDGLLAMLEGIVARGFADASLLDLLRAAPDAGTALEYLE
- a CDS encoding sarcosine oxidase subunit gamma; the encoded protein is MSDVTVEALPPVGMITLRGDLDTLGAAVADVTGCDRPDQRLRTEAGDHGCLWMSPDELLVTCGYDAAPEIAARLTDALGDAFATVAVVSDARAVFAMTGQGAEAVLARLMPVDFDRMAPTEVRRTRMAQIPAALWREGECWRVVCFRSVAGYAEGLLRNAVPIGA
- a CDS encoding sarcosine oxidase subunit alpha family protein, which produces MSARLKSGGRLIDRNRPVTFTFDGRSLRGYAGDTLASALLANGQLVQGRSFKYHRPRSVVASGPEEPNALMGVGEGARFEPNQRATEQPLVEGLVARSQNAFPSLAFDIGRVNDWASKFLPAGFYYKTFIHPRPFWKHIFEPVIRKAAGLGAAPTEGDADRYEHRYAFCDVLIAGGGIAGLTAALGAAAAGHRVMLVERGRHWGGRAPVDGDEIDGMDAADWIAETVARLDGMENVTLQLRTEASGVYDHGYVLLNEHLDGPGPRERVWRVRTGQVVAATGAIERPLSFAGNDVPGVILAGALRDYVVNHGVSLGDRTVIVTNNDDAYRTAKVLLAAGLQVPAIIDARAAPDSPIIREIKGLGVNVHVGRGIAKVMGNDRVTGVAVCLQAGEGAVLQEIACDAVAMSGGWSPVVHLFSHCGGKLWWDDARAMFRPDPDRPPTDQDGRGFVSCVGAASGALTTAEVLSDAADAFDLDPPEALPQTEAPIEAIWMMPQGAGPKLREKMWLDYQNDVKVSDVRLAAQEGFESVEHAKRYTTLGMATDQGKLSNINGLAVLADRLDEAIPQVGTTTFRPPYTPVTLGALAGEARGDLFQPLRRTPLHEWHEAHGAYWEPVGQWRRPYCYPKGRESHAEAVHREVRATREGLGLLDASTLGKILVRGPDAGRFLDMLYTNMMSSLKPGRCRYGLMCDENGFLIDDGVVARIDDQTFLCHTTTGGADRIHGWMEDWLQCEWWDWAVHTVNLTEQFAQIAVVGPKARAVLETLGGMDVSAEALPFMGWADGTLGGFDVRAYRISFSGELSYEIAVPATQGLALWEALHKAGAEFGATPYGTEALHVMRAEKGFIMIGDETDGTVIPQDLGLDWAISKKKDDYLGKRGQARSEFQKPDRWKLVGLRTEDGSVLEDGAYAIAEGENANGQRNTEGRVTSTYHSPTLGHGIAMGLVAYGPDRMGEVLHFTRIGQEPVAARIVDPVFFDREGEKQNV